Proteins encoded by one window of Blautia argi:
- a CDS encoding antirestriction protein ArdA — protein sequence MIDDMAVYIANLGKYNEGYLVGAWFTFPIDEEDVKEKIGLNEQYEEYAIHDTDNFPIAIGEYVSIEELNDMYEMIEELPDYIVECLDEFISHFGTLEEVVEHKDDIYYYPDCETMTDVAYYYIDELQALGDIPPSLQNYIDYEAYGRDLDMGGCFIETSRGMCEIPY from the coding sequence ATGATTGATGATATGGCGGTTTACATTGCTAATCTTGGCAAATACAATGAGGGCTATTTAGTCGGTGCTTGGTTCACGTTCCCCATTGACGAGGAAGATGTAAAAGAAAAAATCGGCTTAAATGAACAGTATGAGGAATACGCAATCCATGATACCGACAACTTCCCGATTGCGATTGGCGAGTATGTTTCCATTGAAGAACTCAATGATATGTATGAAATGATAGAGGAACTTCCCGACTATATCGTAGAGTGTCTGGACGAATTTATCAGCCACTTTGGGACGCTGGAAGAAGTCGTGGAACACAAGGACGATATTTATTATTATCCCGACTGTGAAACCATGACAGATGTTGCCTACTACTACATAGACGAATTGCAGGCACTAGGGGATATTCCACCCAGCTTGCAGAACTACATTGACTATGAAGCCTACGGGCGAGATTTGGATATGGGCGGTTGCTTCATTGAAACAAGCCGAGGTATGTGCGAGATACCATACTAA
- a CDS encoding conjugal transfer protein encodes MKKIKSYTGIWNVEKVLYAINDFNLPFPVTFTQITWFVITEFIIILFGDIPPLSMIEGAFLKYFGIPVALTWFMSQKTFDGKKPYSFLKSQITYAIRPKITYAGKAVKLHKQILNETITAVRSVNYVPDKIY; translated from the coding sequence TTGAAAAAGATTAAAAGCTACACGGGTATCTGGAACGTGGAAAAAGTCTTGTATGCAATCAATGACTTTAACTTACCCTTTCCCGTTACTTTTACACAGATTACATGGTTTGTGATTACGGAATTTATCATCATTCTGTTTGGGGATATTCCCCCACTTTCCATGATTGAGGGAGCATTTCTCAAATACTTTGGTATTCCCGTTGCTCTCACTTGGTTTATGTCGCAAAAGACCTTTGACGGAAAGAAGCCGTACAGCTTTTTGAAATCACAGATAACCTATGCGATAAGACCGAAAATCACTTATGCAGGAAAAGCCGTAAAACTGCATAAGCAGATATTGAATGAAACAATCACGGCAGTAAGGAGTGTGAATTATGTTCCCGATAAAATATATTGA
- the ltrA gene encoding group II intron reverse transcriptase/maturase, with the protein MLKKNKLRYNEYYDMQHIYDELYAQSKNGNNFYKLLEIIGSEQNICLAYRNLKSNSGSKTAGTDGMTIDDIKQLSNAEIVATVRESLSNYRPKSVRRVFIPKAGSDKMRPLGIPCIWDRLVQQCILQVLEPICEPKFHNHSYGFRANRSAHHAVSRVTTLINLSKYHYCVDVDIKGFFDNVNHGKLLKQIWTLGIRDKRLICIISKMLKAEIDGEGVPEKGTPQGGLLSPLLSLIVLNELDWWVSSQWETFQPKNRSKNGWLQYAKKYTKLKSGFIVRYADDFKIMCSTYGEAQRFYHSTVDFLNKRLKLEISPEKSKVVNLKKNSSDFLGFKIKVIPKGRTKHGYVAKTDMNQKALKKAKTNLKLKVKDIARHTTGFNISRYNLTVIGMQNYYCIATNVYNNLTEVSYALLPTIRIRLRNIAKSVPFESTSSEFQSRTKGIRPKTKIVMIADNPLLPIQGVQHKNPMNFSQDICNFTKQGRNKVHEDVVVVTKEEIRALLENENPADSVEFNDNRISAYIAQQGNCYVMNRRGTPSTLICIHKSDKGDNLDRYSNLAFVEIPIAKAILTESADEAKSLLKGYVLNSQQKKKLNRIRTNYGYQTITGK; encoded by the coding sequence ATGCTAAAGAAAAACAAGCTCCGCTATAACGAGTATTATGATATGCAACATATTTATGACGAGTTATACGCACAGAGCAAGAACGGTAATAACTTTTATAAGTTACTTGAAATTATTGGTTCGGAACAAAATATTTGTTTAGCTTACCGTAATCTGAAATCAAACAGTGGCAGTAAAACGGCTGGAACGGATGGAATGACGATAGACGATATAAAACAACTCAGCAATGCTGAGATTGTTGCTACCGTTCGGGAAAGCCTTAGCAACTACCGCCCCAAATCAGTCAGACGTGTTTTCATTCCAAAAGCTGGGAGCGATAAAATGCGTCCATTGGGGATTCCGTGTATCTGGGACAGGCTGGTACAACAATGTATCCTGCAAGTCCTAGAGCCGATATGCGAACCAAAGTTCCATAATCATTCCTATGGATTCCGTGCGAATCGAAGTGCCCACCATGCAGTCAGCAGAGTAACGACACTGATAAATTTATCAAAATATCATTACTGTGTTGACGTAGACATTAAAGGATTTTTCGATAATGTCAATCATGGAAAACTATTAAAACAAATCTGGACACTTGGTATTCGGGATAAAAGATTGATTTGCATTATCAGCAAAATGCTGAAAGCCGAAATTGACGGCGAGGGTGTCCCAGAAAAAGGAACGCCACAAGGCGGTCTGTTAAGTCCACTGCTCTCCCTCATAGTCCTTAATGAATTAGACTGGTGGGTAAGCAGTCAGTGGGAAACATTCCAGCCGAAGAACCGCAGTAAAAATGGGTGGCTTCAATACGCAAAGAAATATACCAAACTGAAAAGCGGTTTTATTGTACGTTACGCTGATGATTTTAAAATCATGTGTTCAACCTATGGAGAAGCACAAAGATTTTACCACAGTACCGTAGATTTTCTTAATAAAAGGCTGAAATTAGAAATCAGTCCAGAGAAATCAAAGGTAGTAAATCTGAAGAAAAATTCATCAGATTTTCTGGGGTTCAAAATCAAAGTCATTCCAAAAGGAAGAACGAAACACGGTTATGTTGCCAAAACAGATATGAACCAAAAAGCATTAAAGAAAGCGAAAACAAATCTAAAGTTAAAGGTAAAAGATATAGCCAGACATACGACTGGCTTCAATATCAGCAGATATAATCTGACAGTTATCGGTATGCAGAATTACTACTGCATAGCAACTAACGTATATAACAACCTGACAGAAGTAAGTTACGCTCTCTTACCGACCATACGAATCCGTTTAAGGAACATTGCAAAATCAGTTCCATTTGAAAGTACAAGTTCAGAATTTCAGAGCAGGACAAAAGGAATCAGACCAAAAACAAAAATAGTGATGATTGCGGATAATCCGCTATTGCCGATTCAAGGAGTACAACACAAAAATCCTATGAATTTCTCGCAAGATATTTGTAATTTTACAAAGCAAGGGAGAAACAAGGTGCATGAGGACGTTGTAGTTGTAACAAAAGAAGAAATCCGAGCGTTGTTGGAAAATGAAAACCCTGCCGATAGCGTAGAGTTTAACGACAATCGTATTTCGGCATATATCGCACAACAAGGCAACTGCTATGTAATGAATCGTCGAGGAACTCCGTCCACTCTGATATGTATTCACAAATCAGACAAAGGAGATAACCTTGATAGATATTCTAATCTGGCATTTGTGGAAATTCCCATTGCAAAGGCAATCCTAACAGAATCAGCAGACGAAGCAAAATCACTGTTAAAAGGTTATGTTCTTAATAGTCAGCAGAAGAAAAAACTGAACAGAATACGGACGAATTACGGATACCAGACAATAACTGGGAAATAA
- a CDS encoding CD3337/EF1877 family mobilome membrane protein has protein sequence MKERIKGAFTKKKILHVLKMALFVVALSLILLSLLGTVAHATGLVDDTINAENLYSKYPLSNYQLDFYVDNSWSWLPWNWLDGIGKSVQYGLYCITNFVWTISLYLSNATGYVVQEAYKLDFINDMADSIGKSIQTLAGVTQNGFSSTGFYVGFLLLIILVVGLYVAYTGLIKRETSKALHAVINFVVVFVLSASFIAYAPDYIKKINEFSSDISTASLDLGTKIMLPNSDSEGKDSVDLIRDSLFSIQVEQPWLLLQFGNSNAEEIGTDRVEALVSASPEDEDGKTREEVVKTEIEDNDNNNLTIPQVVNRLGMVFFLLFFNLGITIFVFLLTGMMLFSQILFIIFAMFLPISFLLSMIPSYESMAKQAIVRVFNTIMTRAGITLIVTVAFSISSMFYNISTDYPFFMVAFLQIVCFAGIYMKLGDLMSMFSLNAGDSQNMGRRIFRRPYLFMRHRARRMERRLAGAVTAGGVAGAVAGSTISNRKPTRNTATKDSRGNTSTSSMGQRAGSKVGAVLDTKNKVKDKANAVKENIKDMPTQTAYAVYSAKEKAKSSVSDFKRGMVQEQLSRQTGRLERQEQHRQNIADKRMELQKAQEARQAQRKADGSATTGATRPHERPATASTIPKPSAEKMQEVKRPATATTSKASEPVKTTVIKERPLSSGASDRKATQSAQIAHRQNVEKVVSQETRQNYTKDRRTKVQQTQSVQKNQQTTEKTRNLVTKKGQKKK, from the coding sequence ATGAAAGAAAGGATAAAAGGTGCGTTCACAAAAAAGAAGATACTTCACGTTCTCAAAATGGCTCTGTTTGTCGTGGCACTCTCCCTTATCCTGCTTTCACTTCTGGGGACGGTGGCTCATGCGACGGGGCTTGTGGACGATACCATAAACGCAGAAAATCTTTACTCAAAATATCCCCTTTCCAACTACCAGCTTGATTTTTATGTAGATAATAGCTGGTCATGGCTTCCGTGGAACTGGCTGGACGGGATTGGAAAATCAGTACAGTACGGGCTTTATTGCATTACCAACTTTGTCTGGACTATCAGTTTATATTTGAGTAATGCAACGGGCTATGTGGTGCAGGAAGCCTATAAACTTGATTTTATTAACGATATGGCAGACAGTATCGGAAAGAGCATACAGACCCTTGCAGGCGTAACACAGAACGGCTTTTCTTCCACGGGCTTTTATGTCGGTTTCCTGCTTCTTATTATCTTGGTGGTGGGACTTTATGTTGCTTATACGGGACTGATAAAACGGGAAACAAGCAAGGCACTTCACGCTGTTATCAACTTTGTGGTGGTGTTCGTGCTGTCCGCTTCATTTATTGCCTACGCTCCCGACTACATCAAAAAGATAAATGAGTTTTCAAGCGACATCAGTACCGCTTCTTTGGACTTGGGAACAAAAATCATGCTCCCCAACTCTGACAGCGAGGGCAAAGACAGCGTGGACTTGATACGGGACAGCCTATTTTCTATTCAAGTGGAACAGCCGTGGCTACTTCTGCAATTCGGTAACAGCAACGCAGAGGAAATCGGAACAGACCGTGTCGAAGCTCTTGTATCGGCAAGCCCAGAGGACGAGGACGGGAAAACCAGAGAGGAAGTCGTGAAAACAGAAATCGAGGACAATGACAACAACAATCTAACAATACCGCAGGTCGTGAACCGTTTAGGTATGGTGTTCTTCCTACTGTTCTTCAATTTAGGGATAACGATATTTGTATTCTTGCTTACGGGCATGATGTTGTTTAGCCAGATACTTTTTATTATCTTTGCAATGTTTTTACCTATCAGTTTTCTACTTTCTATGATACCGAGCTATGAAAGCATGGCAAAGCAGGCAATCGTAAGGGTGTTTAATACCATAATGACAAGGGCCGGAATAACGCTCATTGTAACGGTGGCGTTCAGCATTTCCAGTATGTTTTATAACATATCCACGGACTATCCGTTTTTCATGGTAGCTTTCTTACAGATAGTGTGTTTCGCTGGTATCTACATGAAGCTGGGCGACTTAATGAGTATGTTCTCTTTGAACGCTGGCGACAGTCAAAACATGGGACGCAGGATATTCCGCAGACCATATCTGTTTATGCGACATAGAGCTAGGCGTATGGAAAGACGGCTTGCTGGTGCGGTTACTGCTGGCGGTGTTGCTGGTGCGGTGGCAGGTAGCACGATTTCAAACAGAAAACCGACAAGGAACACAGCCACAAAAGACAGTCGGGGCAATACATCTACTTCCAGCATGGGACAGCGTGCAGGCTCAAAGGTGGGGGCTGTCTTAGATACGAAAAATAAAGTGAAAGACAAGGCAAATGCTGTCAAAGAGAATATCAAGGATATGCCGACACAGACCGCTTATGCGGTGTATTCCGCAAAGGAAAAGGCAAAGTCCAGCGTGTCCGACTTTAAGCGTGGCATGGTGCAGGAACAGCTGTCCAGACAAACGGGACGCTTGGAAAGGCAAGAACAGCATAGGCAGAATATCGCTGACAAGCGTATGGAGCTTCAAAAGGCACAAGAAGCAAGGCAGGCACAGCGAAAGGCTGACGGATCAGCGACAACGGGAGCTACCCGTCCCCATGAGCGACCAGCCACAGCTTCAACCATTCCAAAGCCGAGTGCAGAAAAAATGCAGGAAGTCAAACGTCCTGCCACAGCAACCACTTCTAAAGCAAGTGAGCCAGTCAAGACAACTGTTATCAAAGAGCGTCCGTTATCTTCTGGTGCTTCTGATAGGAAAGCGACCCAGTCGGCACAGATAGCACATAGGCAGAATGTAGAAAAAGTGGTATCGCAGGAAACACGCCAGAATTACACCAAAGACCGCAGGACAAAGGTTCAGCAGACCCAGAGCGTCCAGAAGAACCAGCAGACCACAGAGAAAACCCGTAACCTTGTAACGAAGAAAGGACAGAAGAAAAAATGA
- a CDS encoding C40 family peptidase — protein sequence MKLKHIALIGSLFPLLFSLVLFFGVLISADSDDENSNFSSGITGMNLSAEVLKHQPMVEKYAKEYGISEYVNVLLAIIQVESGGTAEDVMQSSESLGLPPNSLDTESSIKQGCKYFASLLSSCKNQGIDDLNVAIQSYNYGGGYVGYVAGKGKKHTYNLAEIFAREKSGGKKVTYTNPIAVAKNGGWRYGYGNMFYVELVNQYLTVPQVSGELAQKVMNEALKYQGWKYVYGGSNPNTSFDCSGLVQWCYGKAGISLPRTAQAQYDATQHLPLSQAKAGDLVFFHSTYNAGTYVTHVAIYVGNNQIYHAGDPIGYADLSSSYWQQHLIGAGRVKQ from the coding sequence ATGAAACTGAAACATATCGCTCTTATCGGCAGTCTGTTTCCTCTCCTCTTTTCTCTGGTGCTTTTCTTTGGTGTCCTCATTAGTGCGGACAGCGACGACGAGAACAGCAATTTTTCTTCTGGCATTACGGGTATGAACTTATCAGCAGAAGTCTTGAAACATCAGCCTATGGTGGAAAAATATGCCAAAGAATACGGTATTTCCGAGTATGTCAATGTATTGCTGGCTATCATTCAAGTAGAAAGTGGCGGTACGGCAGAAGATGTTATGCAGAGTTCGGAAAGTCTTGGTTTACCGCCTAATTCCTTAGATACAGAAAGTTCAATCAAGCAGGGGTGTAAGTATTTTGCGTCCCTGCTTTCTTCCTGCAAAAATCAAGGTATCGACGATTTGAATGTAGCGATACAGTCCTATAACTATGGCGGTGGCTATGTGGGCTATGTGGCAGGTAAAGGAAAGAAACATACATACAATCTTGCAGAGATTTTCGCCCGTGAGAAATCGGGTGGAAAGAAAGTAACCTACACCAACCCGATAGCCGTTGCGAAGAACGGGGGCTGGCGGTATGGCTATGGAAATATGTTCTACGTCGAATTAGTCAATCAGTATTTAACTGTTCCGCAGGTATCGGGAGAGCTGGCACAAAAGGTAATGAATGAAGCGTTAAAATATCAAGGCTGGAAATATGTGTATGGCGGTAGCAATCCCAACACTTCTTTTGACTGTAGCGGACTTGTTCAATGGTGCTATGGAAAAGCTGGTATCTCTTTACCGAGAACAGCACAAGCACAGTATGACGCTACCCAACATCTTCCTCTTTCGCAGGCAAAGGCTGGGGACTTGGTGTTTTTCCATTCTACCTATAACGCTGGTACTTATGTAACGCACGTTGCAATTTATGTAGGGAATAACCAGATATATCATGCAGGCGACCCGATAGGATATGCAGACCTAAGCAGTAGTTACTGGCAACAGCACTTAATCGGTGCAGGACGAGTAAAACAATAG
- a CDS encoding conjugal transfer protein: MFKKNKKQTENVKEKMVRTVKVGTHKKTVIALWVVLIASVSFGVYKNFTAIDQHTTHEKEIIELRLQDTNGIENFVKNFAKSYYTWSNSKEVIEARTQAISGYLTKELQDLNVDTIRMDIPTSSTVTDVIVWSIEQSGTDTFSATYEVDQQIKDGEQTSNVKATYTVKVHVDADGNMVIVQNPTLAPAIEKSDYEPKTPETDASVDADTVNDAAAFLETFFKLYPTATEKELAYYVSGNVLEPIGRDYLYSELVNPIFTKDGGNVKVKVSVKFLDNQTKATQVSQYELVLHKDSNWKIVG, encoded by the coding sequence ATGTTTAAGAAGAATAAGAAACAGACAGAAAATGTCAAAGAAAAAATGGTGCGTACTGTCAAAGTAGGCACACATAAGAAAACCGTGATTGCGTTGTGGGTGGTGCTTATCGCAAGCGTGAGCTTTGGGGTGTATAAGAATTTTACCGCTATCGACCAGCACACCACCCATGAAAAAGAAATCATTGAGCTTCGCTTGCAGGACACCAACGGGATAGAAAATTTCGTAAAGAACTTTGCGAAGTCCTATTACACATGGAGTAACAGCAAAGAAGTGATTGAAGCAAGGACGCAGGCAATCAGCGGTTATCTGACAAAGGAATTGCAGGACTTGAATGTGGATACAATCAGAATGGATATACCGACCAGCTCCACGGTTACAGATGTGATTGTGTGGAGTATCGAACAGTCGGGAACGGACACTTTTTCTGCCACCTACGAAGTAGATCAGCAGATAAAAGACGGAGAACAGACAAGCAATGTCAAGGCAACTTATACCGTGAAAGTCCATGTAGACGCTGACGGGAATATGGTAATCGTGCAGAACCCTACCCTTGCACCAGCAATCGAAAAATCAGACTATGAGCCTAAAACACCAGAAACCGACGCAAGCGTGGACGCTGATACTGTCAATGACGCTGCCGCATTTCTGGAAACATTCTTTAAGCTGTACCCGACAGCCACAGAAAAAGAACTTGCCTACTATGTATCGGGAAATGTGCTTGAACCTATCGGCAGGGACTACCTTTATTCTGAACTGGTAAACCCTATCTTTACAAAGGACGGGGGCAATGTGAAAGTCAAAGTATCCGTGAAATTCCTCGATAATCAGACAAAGGCAACGCAGGTATCACAGTATGAGCTTGTGCTACATAAGGATAGTAACTGGAAGATTGTAGGATAA
- a CDS encoding winged helix-turn-helix transcriptional regulator: MENNCCGFSCPVEATIQLIGGKYKAVILWHLMNKTLRYSEIHKLIPKATDKMLAQQLRELEKDGLINRKVYPVVPPKTEYSLTEFGKTLTPILDELCNWGENYLLQN; encoded by the coding sequence ATGGAAAATAATTGTTGTGGTTTTAGTTGTCCCGTTGAAGCAACCATTCAACTAATCGGCGGAAAATATAAAGCGGTCATTTTATGGCACTTAATGAATAAAACATTACGGTATAGTGAAATTCATAAGCTCATTCCAAAAGCAACAGACAAAATGTTAGCACAACAGCTTCGTGAACTGGAAAAAGACGGATTGATTAACCGTAAGGTTTATCCTGTCGTCCCACCAAAAACAGAGTATTCCTTAACTGAATTTGGAAAAACCTTAACACCAATTCTTGATGAACTTTGTAACTGGGGCGAAAATTATTTACTCCAAAACTGA
- a CDS encoding nitroreductase family protein, whose product MNVLDIAKKRYSVRTYEDKPVEKEKLDKILASAHVAPTAANLQPVKLLVVQDKERLKSIAKAGNIYNAPLAIIVCADHSKAWKRPFDNKQTTDIDATILTDHMMLQATELGLGTVWVCFFKPNVIKREFQLPDNLEPVNILVIGYGKETPADPERHFATRIPMEELVSYDYL is encoded by the coding sequence ATGAATGTATTAGATATTGCAAAAAAGAGATATTCCGTTAGAACATACGAAGATAAGCCCGTAGAAAAAGAAAAGCTGGATAAAATACTTGCTTCTGCTCATGTTGCACCAACTGCGGCGAACTTACAGCCAGTTAAATTGTTGGTGGTGCAGGACAAAGAACGATTGAAAAGCATTGCAAAAGCTGGAAATATATATAATGCTCCATTGGCAATTATTGTTTGTGCAGACCATTCAAAAGCGTGGAAACGACCTTTTGATAACAAACAGACAACAGATATTGACGCTACTATTTTGACAGACCACATGATGTTGCAGGCAACAGAGTTGGGATTAGGTACAGTTTGGGTATGCTTTTTTAAACCAAATGTAATCAAACGAGAATTTCAATTACCAGATAATTTAGAACCAGTCAATATATTAGTCATTGGTTATGGGAAAGAAACACCAGCAGACCCAGAACGTCATTTTGCTACACGTATTCCTATGGAAGAATTGGTTTCTTACGACTATTTATAA
- a CDS encoding ABC transporter ATP-binding protein: MEHILNLEQVKKYYGGNSGNITKAVDGISMYVDKGEFVAIMGASGSGKTTLLNCISTIDTVTSGHITVNNQDITKIKDKDFADFRRENLGFIFQDFNLLDTLTIEENISLSLVINKQNPADIDKRVHAIADKLGIRDILSKFPYEVSGGQKQRCACARALINEPKLILADEPTGALDSKSSRLLLETMSDINKKMQATILMVTHDPFSASFCKRILFLKDGKIFNEIFRGEKSRKDFFNEILDILTLLGGEVGNVR; this comes from the coding sequence ATGGAACACATTTTAAATTTAGAACAAGTAAAAAAATACTACGGGGGTAACTCTGGAAATATCACAAAGGCAGTAGACGGTATTTCTATGTATGTAGACAAGGGCGAATTTGTCGCAATAATGGGAGCTAGTGGTTCTGGAAAGACTACCCTATTAAACTGTATCTCTACGATTGATACCGTAACCAGCGGACACATTACAGTCAACAATCAAGATATTACCAAAATCAAAGATAAAGATTTTGCTGATTTCAGACGTGAAAATCTAGGGTTCATTTTTCAAGATTTCAACCTTTTAGATACCTTAACGATTGAAGAAAACATTTCTTTGTCATTGGTAATCAACAAACAGAACCCTGCTGATATTGACAAACGAGTTCATGCTATCGCTGATAAATTGGGTATTCGTGATATTTTATCGAAATTTCCTTATGAAGTTTCTGGCGGACAAAAACAGCGTTGTGCTTGTGCAAGAGCCTTAATCAATGAACCGAAACTGATATTAGCTGATGAACCGACGGGAGCTTTGGACTCAAAATCTTCCAGATTGTTACTGGAAACAATGTCTGACATCAACAAGAAAATGCAGGCTACTATTTTAATGGTAACACATGACCCGTTTAGTGCGTCTTTTTGTAAACGTATTTTGTTCTTGAAAGACGGTAAAATATTCAATGAAATTTTCAGAGGGGAAAAAAGCAGAAAAGATTTCTTCAATGAAATACTGGATATATTAACCTTGCTCGGAGGTGAAGTGGGAAATGTTAGGTAA
- a CDS encoding ABC transporter permease, translating to MLGKLAVRNTKRSIKDYLIYLITVTIAFSLIFAFNLVASSEEVIELSTGMDTFKYILAFVNVVIIFVICFLINYTTKFMFEKRSKELGTYMLLGIRKKEIARLLVIENVLLAICALVLAIPLGFIFSQFVSLVIVNLLGIPEVIFISINFVSIGLLAIYFLAIYVLVLLNLLRRIRKMTVHDFLYFDKQNEKKMFRSNKKRNIIFIVSVILGITAILLWASRWTMENSGKQETLTYLMISMMMLIISIYGVSATCADMLLSVLLKNKKLKYQKDNLFVTRTFASKARTMSFTFGTLSMLILLSLLCLNFSSINKGVYKASIEMTAPFDVHVFEEKQPFKDFKEYVNVVDEDYTINKAIEFDVYKEPKHQMQNYFDVQFYDYDPVMKLSDYNEILKLKNMDTIELSNDEYFLVTSKDLLYKVENNKDIEKIQLTSGKELKLKGIDTKTYWYQINNTGRFAVIVPDEYVQGLEVSEQHLIIDTIEETDTKLREKIKQDLKHRLVIVNDDGETVVQYYRLSVRGSAIEEQNTMTAMIASICLYIAFILISAVGTVLAIQSLSDSTKYKYRYQTLKRLGVNDKSLFKTIRKQLLILFGVPVIYSILASFFMLVSVNNVYKIYLESEYSYLIYFVVGLAIFFFIYGIYWIATYIGFKRNINEES from the coding sequence ATGTTAGGTAAATTAGCGGTTAGAAATACAAAAAGAAGCATTAAAGATTATTTGATTTATTTGATAACTGTTACTATCGCATTTTCTCTTATATTTGCTTTTAACTTAGTGGCAAGTTCTGAAGAAGTAATAGAATTATCGACAGGCATGGATACGTTTAAGTATATTCTAGCTTTTGTGAATGTTGTTATTATATTTGTTATCTGTTTTTTGATTAACTACACCACAAAATTTATGTTTGAAAAGCGAAGCAAAGAGCTTGGAACATATATGCTTCTTGGAATTAGAAAAAAAGAAATTGCTCGATTGCTTGTAATTGAAAATGTGTTATTAGCGATATGTGCTTTGGTTTTGGCTATTCCTCTTGGGTTCATATTTAGTCAATTTGTATCATTGGTAATTGTAAACTTATTAGGTATTCCAGAAGTAATCTTTATTTCAATAAATTTTGTTTCCATAGGATTGCTTGCTATTTACTTTTTGGCAATATACGTATTGGTTCTGCTTAATCTTTTACGAAGAATTAGAAAAATGACGGTACATGATTTTCTTTATTTTGATAAGCAGAATGAAAAGAAAATGTTCCGTAGCAATAAAAAGAGAAATATTATTTTCATTGTTAGTGTTATATTAGGAATTACTGCTATTTTGCTTTGGGCTTCACGTTGGACAATGGAAAACAGCGGTAAACAAGAAACTCTTACGTATTTGATGATTAGCATGATGATGTTGATTATCAGTATTTATGGTGTATCAGCTACTTGTGCAGATATGTTGTTGTCGGTTTTATTGAAAAATAAAAAACTTAAATATCAAAAAGATAACCTTTTTGTAACAAGAACTTTTGCGTCAAAAGCAAGAACAATGAGTTTTACGTTCGGGACACTTTCCATGTTGATATTACTTTCTTTGTTATGTTTAAATTTTTCAAGTATCAATAAAGGAGTGTATAAAGCAAGCATAGAAATGACAGCTCCGTTTGATGTTCATGTGTTTGAAGAAAAACAACCATTTAAAGATTTTAAAGAATATGTGAATGTTGTTGATGAAGATTATACAATAAATAAAGCAATCGAATTTGATGTTTATAAAGAACCGAAACATCAAATGCAGAATTATTTTGACGTGCAATTTTATGATTATGACCCAGTAATGAAATTAAGTGATTATAACGAAATACTGAAATTAAAGAATATGGACACCATAGAATTAAGTAATGACGAGTATTTTCTTGTAACTAGCAAAGATTTGTTATATAAAGTTGAAAACAACAAGGATATTGAAAAAATTCAGTTGACAAGTGGAAAAGAATTAAAACTAAAGGGCATTGATACAAAAACGTATTGGTATCAAATAAATAATACTGGAAGATTTGCTGTTATTGTGCCTGATGAATATGTTCAAGGCTTGGAAGTATCTGAGCAACATCTGATTATAGATACCATAGAAGAAACAGATACAAAACTTAGAGAAAAAATCAAACAAGATTTGAAACATCGATTAGTAATAGTAAATGATGATGGTGAAACAGTCGTACAATATTATAGACTTTCTGTAAGAGGTTCTGCTATTGAAGAACAAAATACGATGACCGCTATGATTGCAAGCATTTGTCTTTATATTGCCTTTATTTTGATTTCGGCAGTTGGAACAGTTCTTGCTATTCAATCACTAAGTGACTCTACAAAGTACAAATACCGCTATCAAACATTAAAAAGATTGGGAGTGAATGATAAATCATTATTTAAAACAATCAGAAAGCAATTACTAATATTATTTGGTGTTCCAGTTATTTATTCAATTCTTGCAAGTTTCTTTATGCTGGTATCAGTCAATAATGTTTATAAAATTTATTTAGAAAGTGAGTATAGTTATTTAATTTACTTCGTAGTAGGTTTGGCGATTTTCTTCTTTATCTATGGAATTTATTGGATAGCAACGTATATCGGTTTCAAACGAAATATCAATGAGGAGAGTTAG